GGTACTGGGCTGGTGAAGAAGTAAGCGAACATGACGAGGAGTGATGCTCCGGCCATAATGGGGTTCTCCTTCACTCCTACAAATGGAATGTAGTTGTTCTCAAGGTAGTTCCAGTGCAAAGCGAAGCATGCGAGGATATACAAATAGTAGCCTAAGTATCTCGTGGGGGAGTAATTATCTCCTTATAATGCGCTCCTGGCCATAGAGCAGGCAGGTACAATAAAATACCTGCAATAATAAAAAGGCTGCTAAACAAATGATCATTCACTTTTAGCTTATCAAGTTTTCCCCGCTTCCCATGCGTCATATGCAGTTATCAAGGTGGTTGTTGCATCAAGCATCAAAGCCGGGACAGACGCTAGTTTGTATGCTCTTGTGAGATCTTACCTTATGTAACGAAATAGGCGCCGCGCCTCTAGTTTTAACATTAGTCGAGCGGAACCATATACTGACGTGAATATATCAACGCCTGCATAGGCCATATTGCCTTCAAACTCCCCATAGCCCAGCTTTTCCGAGATATCCTTATAAAGTATTCTGACAGGACCTTGCGTATCTGACTTGCCGTCGCGTAAATTTACACCGTTCTCGTACATATTGTTAAACCCATGGGCGACTACTATCGTGCCATATGGACAGGCCACCACAGAACCGCAGTACTTAGATCCCTCAATAACCTGAACCGTGCCAGCGGTAAATCCAATCGCATATTTAGCGACTTGCTGCGATTGTTCTACAATATCTTTTATGTTCTTTTTTAGCTCTTTTAACCCCCAGTCAGCACTCTTCCTCCCCTCCGCCACATCCCTGACAATACCCCGCGCATAATAAGCAACCTCACGGTTGAACTGTATTCTCAACATCCCGTCATGAATATGCTTGGCCGACACGGTGCACGCTTGGCTTGCCAATACACTTGCCGCAGTGGTCACTCGGAAGTAGTCATCGCTGCTAGGCTTTTGCTTGCCGTTTATTTGTTCCATGCGGAGTCATCCCAAGAGCTCCATCCGCTGGTATTGGCGAGGTGATTCGTCCAGGTGATATCGCGACAGCGGATAGCAATTTCCTCTTCAGGTTTGGCGTCATTTTCCGCGATGGAGATTCAGGCGTTACGTATTTTTTCTAAACTTCATAAGTCGAAATTACCGTTTTTCTTAAAGTGGTTAAAGGACCAGTAAAATCCAATTATATTAAGACATGAAAAAAATATAATTACGATGCAGCGCCAAAAAATAGGCTCTAGTGATATAAATTGCATAAGTAAGAAAAAGGTGACAGCCGTATAAAACCCAGCGGCAGCGGGGATCAACAATAACATTTGAAAAAAAGCAAAAACCTTTTGGTTAAATGCAGCTTTTTTTTTTATTGCGACACTCTACACTCAAATGTGGTTTTAGACTGTTAGGGCTGGCGACCTAAATGGCATCGCAAAACGAAAATATTTTCTGGGTAATTGGCGCCGACAGCCTACTGTCTACTGTTAAGAAGGTCCGATCGGTCATTGGTCGTTCAATTGGTACAATTGTCGAATTGTCATGCTATCGCTAAGTATTTCTAAAGCCAATGAGGGCTTATTCATTAGTCTATATGCCCTGAAGAGATCCGTAGGCATTGTACGAAATAGTTTCCATGTCTCGGGTTTCTGCACCTTTCGAATTAAACCCCATCCAGACAAGCTTAAATCGATGATGGCGTAGGCTTTATCTCCTGTGGCGTCTGTGCCAATCATGTTTTTTGCGATGTACCTATATACTTTTCTTACGGGGCCCTGCATGTTCGAATCTCCGGTCCATAAATTTACGCTGTTCTCTATAATGTTGTTGGTTCCGTGGGCTATGATTGTTGCACCAATGGGGCAAGTAATAACGCCAGTGCAGATTGCGGCTCCCCCCACCATCTGAGATACCCCCGCGACTACGCCAACGCTCTTTTGTCCGATTTCTACCGATTTTATTGCAAGTGCTTTTAATTCTACTGTTAACTCCTTCAACCCCCTCTCAGGGCTCTTCTTCCCCTCCGCCACATCCCTGACAATCCCCCGCGCGTAGTAAGCAACTTTACGATTAAACTGAAGCCGCAGCATCCCATCCTGAATATGCTTGGCCGACACGGTGCACGCTTGGCTCGCCAATACACTTGCCGCGTTGGTCACTCGGAAGTAGTCATCGCTGCTAGGCTTTTGCTTGCCGTTTATTTGTTCCATGCGGAGTCATCCCAAGAGCTCCATCCGCTGGTATTGGCGAGGTGATGCGTCCAGGTGATATCGCGATAGCGGATAGCAATGTGTTCCTGGGGTTCGGCGTCATTTTCCGAAACAGCATGGGGCATTTCCATTTGCTGGTCGGCAATCAGGCAGTCTTTCAGCTTGATCGTGAAGAATTTTTCTTGAGTTCCGAACTTCGAGACTCGGTAGAAGGTAATCTCGCAGTTGACCACTTCACGGTTGGACAGCGCTTGTGCCAGTAACGGGGTGGCCTTATCGATGTTTTTAGTGATGAGTGCGGGTTGATGTGTGGCGTGGTTCGAGTTCTCAGCGTTGAACATTCGATGATCGAATGAGAGCACCATTATTTCATCCGTGTGTGCAGTCTGGCACTTGTTGCCAATTGATTCGTGGCTTGAGCAACCGGCTGAAATGAGCCCTTGCTGTTTACCGGTCATGGTCATGTATCCGTGATAAGCCATAGAGAGAATCTCCTGTGAAAAATTCGGGCTATTGTATGGCGAAAATTTTTAGTGGATGCGTAGGACCTTTCCGTAAATTCGCAGCATTCCCGCTAACCGACATGTCTGCCCTTGATTGATTGATACAAAATGAAACGGAGAGGTGGCCGCCCCTTATGAGTGGACATGTCAGCCCATTTCATCGCGTGAATGTGATCGACTTATTTTTTCATCGACAAATATGTTTCCACGGGTCTGATGCTTGCTGGTATTTATAAGTCGATTGTCGGAGTGAAGGACTCTCTGGTGCTTCCTTCGTGATATATCTGGCTGAGACTGCGGTAGCTAATGCCAAAGTGTTCTATGATTTTTTCACCGTTTCCCGAGAACTCAGGTCGGCTTTCCATGTTATGCGAAGTGATGACGGCTCCCTCTAGAGTGAAGGTGAAGAATTTTTGTTGAGTGCCCGACGGCGACTCGCGGTAGAGGGTGATTTCGCATTCAATTATTTCTTCTTCTGCGAACGCTTGAGTCAGAAGGGGTGTGGATCGATCATCATCCTTGCTGAAAAAGAATGGATATTCGGATAGACCGTCTGAAGTCTCTTTTCTACTAAATTGGTGATTGAACGACAGCATCCTAATTTTATCAATGTGCTCAGGTTCACGTTTATCTTCTTTGGTTACCAAGATCGAGCCGCCAGAGATGAGCCCCAGTTTTCGCCCCATGATGGATATGTAAGAGTAAGGTGTCATTGGTTGAGCATCCTTTTTAACTTCCAATAATTATATTCATGTGTTTTACGAGAGGTAGGTCGAGCAATCGATGATTGCGCCTTAATTCAATAGCCGTGTTGCACTCAGCTTCTGCAAACGCCCCCTTTGAATTGCGGGACATTGTATTTCGAGGGTTTCTGCGAAGTATGTAGGACGTTTCCGAGATTTCGCTCAAGCGTAAAAAACGAGTGTCAAACAACGAATAACTTAGGGAGTCGCTAATATTAATTGTAGGAGCGCCCATCCCGCGATGGGCCCGGCGTCGCGCTCGACCGAGCGGTCCTGATAGTTTGACCCCGGTTCTAACGGGAAGAATCGAGTCGCGGTTTTTACAACTGCTTCGCAGCCGATGCTAGCAAGCCCACTCCTACAGTTTAAATTTATATATTCAATGAATTATGTATTTTTGATAAGGGTTGACGAAGGCTGAGATAGGCCCAGAGAACTTTCTCCAAAAAGTAGGCGCCTACAGATTCGGAGCCAAGTGTCGCGCCCTAAAACAGCGCCCAACCTTGTTTTCTCTCCCGTTCTCCAACAGGATGCTCGATCAGCCTCCGAATCCTGACCCAGAGAACAACATGCCGACGCCCCACGAAATCAACGAGCTGCTGATCGATGCCGAGGCTGACGATCAGCAGGTCCAGCAACCGCACCCGGCATTAAAGCGCCCTTGGTTGCTGTTGCTCGGTTTGGTGTTGGTGGCGCTGAACCTGCGCCCGGCGTTGTCGAGTATGTCGCCGTTGCTGAGTGAGGTGTCCAATAGCCTTGGGTTGTCGGCGGCCAAGGCCGGTTTGCTGACGACCTTGCCGGTGTTGTGCCTCGGGCTGTTTGCGCCGCTGGCACCGGTGTTGGCACGGCGTTTTGGCAGTGAGCGGGTGGTGTTGGGAATTCTGCTGACGTTGGCGGGCGGGATTATCTTGCGCAGTTCGCTGGGTGAGTTCGGACTATTCGCCGGCAGCCTTTTAGCGGGCGCAAGTATCGGCATCATCGGCGTTTTGCTGCCGGGCATCGTCAAGCGTGACTTCGCTAAGCAGGCAGGCGCCATGACCGGTGTTTACACCATGGCGCTGAGCTTGGGTGCCGCTATTGCAGCCGGTGCGACAGTGCCGCTGAGTCATTATTTCGGCGGCAGTTGGTTCCTGGGCTTGGGCTTTTGGATGGTTCCAGCGCTGCTGGCGATGCTGTTCTGGCTGCCTCAGGCGCGTCACGGTCATGGCGCGCATTATGTGGCTTATCGAGTTCGTGGGTTGCTGCGCGATCCCCTGGCGTGGCAGGTCACTCTTTATATGGGCCTGCAATCGTCGCTGGCGTACATCGTGTTTGGCTGGTTGCCCTCGATCCTGATCAGTCGCGGGTTGTCGCCCACCGAGGCGGGGTTAGTGATGTCAGGTTCGATCATTGTGCAACTGGTCAGCGCGCTCACCGCGCCGTGGCTGGCAACGCGCGGTAAGGATCAGCGTTTGGGTATCTTGATCGTGATGCTGTTGACCGTCGGGGGATTATTCGGTTGCCTGCTCGCGCCGTTAAATGGCTTGTGGGGCTGGGCGGTCGTGTTGGGATTGGGGCAGGGCGGTACCTTCAGTCTGGCGTTAACGCTGATCGTGTTGCGCTCGCGGGACGCACACATTGCGGCCAACCTGTCGAGCATGGCCCAAGGCTTTGGCTACACGCTGGCCTCGCTGGGTCCTTTGGCTGTGGGCATCGTCCACGATCAAACCGGAGGCTGGAAGGCGGTGGGATGGATCTTTGCCGTTATCGGTTTGGCTGCCGTAATTTTTGGCTGGGGCGCGGGAAGGGCTGAATATGTACAGGTCAGCGCCGAAAAAGTCTGACAGGCGGTATTTATGAGGCGAATGCTGATAGTCAATTTACGCATTGCCGATTAATGTGCGGGGATCTTTCCGTTCGTCATGGAACCGACAAAAATGAGCGACGCTAACAGCGCAGTAATCATTGAGTTTTACCAAGCTTTTAACCGGCTCGATGCTGAGGCCATGAGCGCCTGTTACACCGAGGATGTCCTGTTTAGCGATCCTGTATTTGGTGAGTTGCGGGGCCGGCAAGTCGGTGACATGTGGCGGATGCTGACCTCCCGCGCCAAAGACTTTTCACTTACGTTCGACCATGTTCGCGCCAATGAGCTTACCGGCGGCGCGCACTGGGTTGCGACCTACCTGTTTAGCCAGACCGGTAATACGGTGGTCAACGATATTCAGGCCAGTTTCATCTTTCGCGATGGCAAGATCTGCGAACATCACGATCAGTTTGATCTGTGGCGCTGGTCGCGTCAGGCGTTAGGCACCAAGGGGCTGCTGCTGGGCTGGACGCCGCTGGTGAAAAACGCAATTCGGGCACAGGCCCAGAAGGGCTTGAAAGCATTTCAAGCCGGAGACTGAACGTGCGCGCCGAGATAATATTTATGTAGGCATTTTTTTATGCTCGGCTAGATAACGTCAATGCCTTATTCCCGCGATAAGGCAATTGCACAATGTCATCTATACCCCAATCTCCACCAATCGTATCTTTGCTTCCTACTTCGCTGCTTGAGCAGATGAGGGACCGATTCAAGCGCGATCCTGTACTTGATGTTATTCAGAAAAACCTGTCACCCGCCTTCATCCAATCCTCGCTGCAAGATCGCCAAGACTACTGCGCAGCGTTGTTGGCCAGTCGACGGGCCAAGGAGGCACTGAAACTATTGTTCAAGCCGCTTAAAGGGCTCAGTGAGTTTTCTGAACCCTTATTGTGTCAGGCCCTGGACGCTAAGTTTGGTGCGGGTCTTGATGCCAGAACAGACCGGCTGTTTTATGTCGTTCAGGAAAGAGCGACCCTGGCGGGTACCCAACTAACGCTGTTGGAGTCGGCGCTGCATAACTTTGAGCGCAAAGAAGCGGCGGCGGGGTTTCTCCGACCCAATGCAGCAATTCTCGACAGCACCGGAAATGTTCACCCGAAAAAAATCAAACCCCAAGCGTTTATAGACCTTTGCCGCCAATTGAACTTAGGGCGCAAGTACCAGGACCACCTGGAGAGTGTGCTCGAGCCGGACTCTGCCCCTGGCGATGCTCACGACGCCGGCCGCTTCAATGCACGAGGAACCTTCAAGGCCAATGACAAGGCCGACATGGAAGTTTATGCCCGCGAAGCCGCCATGAAAAAAACCATCAGTCAGGACGCGTGCTCGGCGATGGTCGCGTTGGCCCGTCGCAGGCCTGAGCCTCGCTTCAACGGTAAACCTCTGTTGTTGCAATGTCTGACACTGTTTGGCGTCGAGATCCCCCGAGTGTTGTTGATCAGTCCGCAACGTACATGGAGCACAACGCAAGTTCCTACGCTTTTGTACATCCCGCAAGACCCCGTTAGTCCGTTCACTGAATATGCATCGCTAAAAGACCTAGAAGATGGGCTTCGCTCGCGATTAATGGACAAGTCCTATCAATCGTTCTTCGCCCAGCTTATCGGTGAGCGGCAAAGAGCTGCATTTTTTACCCGGCTAAACAAGCATCTTTTCCCGTTGGTTCCCAAAGATGGAAGCATATTCACCTCGGGCCTTTGGCACCGTGTTGCCGACCACGAGGCAAATCTGGTGGTCGACACTGATGTTCTTAGCGAGGATCCGTTTAGCCGAATGTACCGCCAACATTTGTTTCTTCTGAAGGACAACGCTCGATTCCTGGCAGTGCCCACTGAGGAAGAAGACGCGAAAAGCCGTCAGGAGCGGCTGCAACTTTGGTTGAGCGCAGGTATGAACATTCTCAACCTCGCTTCGTTCGTTATCCCACCCTTGGGTGCGGTCATGATGATTTATGCGACGGTGGAGTTGATCGGGGAGGTCTATCACGGTCTTCAGGATTTGAGCCACGACGACATGAAAGAAGGGCTTCTTCACTTAATGAGCGCCGCTGAACAGATTGCGTTTATGGCGCTATTAGCTGCGGGCCACCAATTGCCTGAACCGCCGCCGATCACCAGCAATAATTTTGTCGGGCGCGTCATCCCTATCAAGTTGAACAACGGACAAACACGGCTTTGGAAACCTGACTTAACCCCGTTTGAACTTCCAAGCGCGCTTCCCGAAGGCGCGAGCCCCGATATCAACGGCGTTATTGAGCACAGCGGTAAAAAGTACCTGAACCTTTCGGATAAGTACTATGAGATCCAGCATCATGCACCGTTGAATAAATGGGTCATCAAACATCCGAACAACAACCATATGTTCTCCCCGGCGCTTGAACACAACGGTGTCGGAGCATTCCGGCATGAGGGCGAAATGCCCCAAGAGTGGGCGAAAAACAAGTTGTTCAAACGGCTTGGTCATTCAGTATCGGGTTTGAGTGAAACCGCTGCTGAAAAAATTCTGGCCATCGCTGATATTGACGAATCGATATTGCGCCAAGTGCATGTAGACAGCGTGCCGCCTCCGGGGCAATTGAGCGATACGATCAAGCGTTTTCAGCTGGACTCAATGCTAGGAACTTCTATTCGCGAGCCCGGTAGCACTCGTGCCGAACACTTCGAACGGTTGTACAACACAAGCGAAATGACGACGGATCCGCTTGTGACGTTGATCCAGAGAGACTTCCCTACCACTCCAATCGCAGTGGCGGAGGATCTATTGGTCACCCTCACGGCGGTCGAAAAACAACACATGCTGGAAACCGGCCGCATCCCTT
The nucleotide sequence above comes from Pseudomonas sp. AB6. Encoded proteins:
- a CDS encoding DUF4225 domain-containing protein, translating into MEQINGKQKPSSDDYFRVTTAASVLASQACTVSAKHIHDGMLRIQFNREVAYYARGIVRDVAEGRKSADWGLKELKKNIKDIVEQSQQVAKYAIGFTAGTVQVIEGSKYCGSVVACPYGTIVVAHGFNNMYENGVNLRDGKSDTQGPVRILYKDISEKLGYGEFEGNMAYAGVDIFTSVYGSARLMLKLEARRLFRYIR
- a CDS encoding DUF4225 domain-containing protein, which gives rise to MEQINGKQKPSSDDYFRVTNAASVLASQACTVSAKHIQDGMLRLQFNRKVAYYARGIVRDVAEGKKSPERGLKELTVELKALAIKSVEIGQKSVGVVAGVSQMVGGAAICTGVITCPIGATIIAHGTNNIIENSVNLWTGDSNMQGPVRKVYRYIAKNMIGTDATGDKAYAIIDLSLSGWGLIRKVQKPETWKLFRTMPTDLFRAYRLMNKPSLALEILSDSMTIRQLYQLNDQ
- a CDS encoding Hcp family type VI secretion system effector; its protein translation is MAYHGYMTMTGKQQGLISAGCSSHESIGNKCQTAHTDEIMVLSFDHRMFNAENSNHATHQPALITKNIDKATPLLAQALSNREVVNCEITFYRVSKFGTQEKFFTIKLKDCLIADQQMEMPHAVSENDAEPQEHIAIRYRDITWTHHLANTSGWSSWDDSAWNK
- the tssD gene encoding type VI secretion system tube protein TssD, with the translated sequence MTPYSYISIMGRKLGLISGGSILVTKEDKREPEHIDKIRMLSFNHQFSRKETSDGLSEYPFFFSKDDDRSTPLLTQAFAEEEIIECEITLYRESPSGTQQKFFTFTLEGAVITSHNMESRPEFSGNGEKIIEHFGISYRSLSQIYHEGSTRESFTPTIDL
- a CDS encoding CynX/NimT family MFS transporter, which encodes MLDQPPNPDPENNMPTPHEINELLIDAEADDQQVQQPHPALKRPWLLLLGLVLVALNLRPALSSMSPLLSEVSNSLGLSAAKAGLLTTLPVLCLGLFAPLAPVLARRFGSERVVLGILLTLAGGIILRSSLGEFGLFAGSLLAGASIGIIGVLLPGIVKRDFAKQAGAMTGVYTMALSLGAAIAAGATVPLSHYFGGSWFLGLGFWMVPALLAMLFWLPQARHGHGAHYVAYRVRGLLRDPLAWQVTLYMGLQSSLAYIVFGWLPSILISRGLSPTEAGLVMSGSIIVQLVSALTAPWLATRGKDQRLGILIVMLLTVGGLFGCLLAPLNGLWGWAVVLGLGQGGTFSLALTLIVLRSRDAHIAANLSSMAQGFGYTLASLGPLAVGIVHDQTGGWKAVGWIFAVIGLAAVIFGWGAGRAEYVQVSAEKV
- a CDS encoding nuclear transport factor 2 family protein, encoding MSDANSAVIIEFYQAFNRLDAEAMSACYTEDVLFSDPVFGELRGRQVGDMWRMLTSRAKDFSLTFDHVRANELTGGAHWVATYLFSQTGNTVVNDIQASFIFRDGKICEHHDQFDLWRWSRQALGTKGLLLGWTPLVKNAIRAQAQKGLKAFQAGD